DNA from Caldisericia bacterium:
GAAAGGAACTACCTGGCATAAAAGTACTTCTAAAGGAGTAGATATGAAGATTATACTTAATGATTTTCAAAAACAGGGTATAAAGGAGGAGGAAAAGAAAAAAAAGTTTGATGCAATAATTCTTGGAGGGGGACCTGCAGGATTAACTGCAGGGATATATGCAAAAAGATTTGGTTTATCAACACTCTTAATTGAAAAATTGGGCATAGGTGGACAAGCTTCTGTCACAGATATAATAGAGAATTATCCTGGATTTCCACAGGGAATAAGTGGTGAGGAGCTTACCAAAAAATTTGAAGAACAGGCAAAAAGGTTTGGGGTGGAGATAATCTTTGATGAGATAAAGGAGATAAAACTCACCCGCCCTATAAAGCTTATCTCTGAAGACAATGAGTTTGAAGCAGAAGGTTTGATAATTGCTACAGGTGCAGACCCAAAAAAACTTGGTGTTCCTGGTGAAAAGGAACTTACAGGTAAGGGTGTTTCATATTGCGCAGTATGTGATGCCTTTCTCTTTAAGGATAAAAATGTGCTTGTAGTTGGAGGAGGGGACTCTGCAATAACAGAGGCTTTGTATCTTACCAAATTTGCAAAAAAAGTTTATGTAATACATAGAAGGGATAAACTTCGTGCCGCAAAGTATCTTCAGGACAGAGCTTTTGAGAACGATAAGATTGAATTTATATGGAGTTCGCTGGTTAAAGAGATAAAGGGAGAAAAGAGGGTGGAAGGTGTAACAATATATGATAAGGTTAAGGATACCACATGGGA
Protein-coding regions in this window:
- the trxB gene encoding thioredoxin-disulfide reductase; protein product: MKIILNDFQKQGIKEEEKKKKFDAIILGGGPAGLTAGIYAKRFGLSTLLIEKLGIGGQASVTDIIENYPGFPQGISGEELTKKFEEQAKRFGVEIIFDEIKEIKLTRPIKLISEDNEFEAEGLIIATGADPKKLGVPGEKELTGKGVSYCAVCDAFLFKDKNVLVVGGGDSAITEALYLTKFAKKVYVIHRRDKLRAAKYLQDRAFENDKIEFIWSSLVKEIKGEKRVEGVTIYDKVKDTTWELEIDGVFIYIGLTPNTDLFKGKIELDEKGFIITDEDMRTNVKFVYAAGDVRRKSLRQVITASADGAIAANSLFN